One genomic region from Balaenoptera acutorostrata chromosome 1, mBalAcu1.1, whole genome shotgun sequence encodes:
- the LOC103017402 gene encoding zinc finger protein 396-like: MSAKLRETSKLLTQTSGDPDCILVMKVEEGGQACNMVSSRHWSSYYRSETYRQRFRQFDYQESPGPREALSRLRELCCQWLRPEVHSKEQILELLVLEQFLAMLPEKLQAWFQENRPESGEEAVVMLEELEKEHDRAAEQVFLGRNEDMLAKKLPTCEITQETPHSQLKPTKKQLQWASKELHTLRQNDRDTGTINVKSASRRKTSSGKELHYKVSNTLQMNASQSFTFRGTCEQDRKFERRQGNRPRKKQHKCDECGKVFSQSSALNLHQRIHNGEKPYTCDVCAKSFSRSAILIQHRRIHTDSKYENRIEETQKNMYLKT, encoded by the exons ATGTCTGCAAAATTGAGAGAGACATCAAAACTCCTTACACAAACTTCAGGAGACCCTGACTGCATTCTGGTAATGAAGGTGGAAGAGGGAGGGCAGGCCTGTAATATGGTCTCCAGCCGCCACTGGAGCAGCTACTACCGCTCAGAGACCTACCGCCAGCGGTTCAGGCAGTTTGACTACCAGGAGTCACCTGGGCCCCGGGAGGCTCTGAGCCGGCTCCGCGAGCTTTGCTGTCAGTGGCTGAGGCCAGAGGTGCACAGCAAGGAGCAGATCCTGGAGCTGCTGGTGCTGGAGCAGTTCCTGGCCATGTTGCCTGAGAAGCTGCAGGCTTGGTTTCAAGAGAACCGACCAGAGAGTGGAGAGGAAGCCGTGGTGATGCTGGAGGAGCTGGAGAAAGAGCATGACAGGGCGGCTGAACAGGTCTTTCTTGGACGAAATGAGGACATGCTTGCAAAGAAGCTACCAACTTGTGAAATCACTCAGGAGACACCACATAGCCAGCTTAAGCCCACAAAAAAGCAACTGCAGTGGGCATCGAAGGAGCTTCACACCTTAAGACAAAATGATAGAGACACCGGAACTATAAATGTGAAATCAGCTTCAAGGCGAAAGACTTCTTCAGGCAAAGAACTGCATTACAAAGTTTCTAACACTCTTCAGATGAATGCTTCCCAGAGTTTCACATTTAGAGGAACCtgtgaacaagatagaaagtttGAAAGAAGACAGGGAAACCGTCCTCGAAAAAAACAACACAAGTGTGATGAATGTGGGAAAGTCTTTAGTCAGAGCTCAGCCCTTAATCTACATCAGAGGATCCACaatggagagaaaccttataCATGTGACGTGTGTGCAAAGTCTTTCAGCCGAAGTGCAATCCTGATTCAACATCGAAGAatccaca cAGATTCAAAATATGAGAATAGGATTGAGGAGACCCAAAAGAATATGTACCTCAAGACCTAA